A genomic segment from Paenibacillus sp. FSL K6-1096 encodes:
- a CDS encoding lantibiotic immunity ABC transporter MutG family permease subunit: MNALPGLLKADLLKMRRTPFLLIHLLTPLIGAALFMAYYTISSAGEGVKVMAFLQSVACAFPTVIGLVCAMAAEQEATAGGFQGMLVLPAARSTTYASKLLLLLGFSLGAVLLIFVLFSLGFAGLLGQDRHGILFYLTGAVILFASNILLYLVHFALSLRFGRGISIGIGITGSLLAALMLTGLGDILWPYIPFAWGGRFLSLLELRHSGSWQPFADTGLAAGVSVCIAGTIAAGVLSMLWFYKWEGRSADN; this comes from the coding sequence ATGAATGCACTGCCGGGTCTGCTCAAGGCCGATCTGCTCAAAATGCGGCGCACCCCGTTTCTCCTGATCCATCTGCTGACTCCGCTGATTGGAGCTGCCCTGTTCATGGCTTACTATACCATCTCCTCTGCGGGCGAAGGGGTTAAGGTGATGGCGTTCCTGCAGTCAGTCGCCTGTGCCTTCCCCACTGTGATCGGGCTGGTCTGTGCGATGGCGGCAGAGCAGGAAGCCACCGCCGGAGGGTTCCAGGGAATGCTGGTCCTGCCTGCGGCAAGAAGTACCACCTATGCAAGCAAGCTGCTGCTCCTGCTGGGCTTCAGCCTGGGGGCTGTCCTGCTAATCTTCGTCTTGTTCAGCCTTGGCTTTGCCGGGTTGCTGGGGCAGGACCGGCACGGCATACTCTTTTATCTGACCGGGGCCGTAATCCTGTTCGCAAGCAATATCCTGCTCTATCTGGTTCACTTCGCGCTCAGCCTGCGGTTTGGCCGGGGTATCTCCATCGGCATAGGCATTACGGGAAGCCTGCTCGCTGCCCTGATGCTGACCGGCCTTGGCGATATCCTGTGGCCGTATATTCCCTTCGCCTGGGGCGGCCGCTTCCTGTCCCTGCTGGAGCTTCGGCATTCGGGAAGCTGGCAGCCTTTTGCCGACACGGGTCTGGCTGCTGGCGTATCCGTTTGTATTGCCGGGACAATAGCCGCAGGCGTTCTCAGTATGTTATGGTTCTACAAGTGGGAGGGCCGCTCGGCGGACAACTAG
- a CDS encoding response regulator transcription factor: MARILVVDDEPAILSLIHNALSTDRHLVTTLSDAAEVHNTDLGAYDLILLDVMMPGVDGFTLCREIRSAVDCPILFLTAKTQETDLMYGLGLGADDYITKPFGIGALRARIQAHLRRESRERRNMLYLDPVRLSLSGKELFIREDKVPLTKSEYEICEFLARHRGQVFSKDHIYEGVFGMDGDSDSSAITEHIKNIRAKLARHGLEAIETIWGIGYKWKL; this comes from the coding sequence ATGGCCAGAATACTTGTGGTAGATGATGAACCTGCTATCCTGTCCCTGATTCATAATGCGCTAAGCACAGACCGGCATCTGGTGACCACTCTCTCCGATGCGGCGGAGGTACACAACACCGACCTGGGGGCGTATGATCTGATTCTGCTGGATGTGATGATGCCGGGAGTGGATGGCTTCACGCTCTGCCGGGAGATCCGCAGCGCGGTCGATTGCCCGATCCTGTTCCTGACAGCCAAGACACAGGAGACCGATCTGATGTACGGACTCGGGCTAGGGGCGGATGATTATATTACGAAGCCCTTCGGCATCGGCGCGCTGCGGGCGCGGATTCAGGCCCATCTCCGGCGGGAGAGCCGGGAGCGGCGCAATATGCTGTACCTCGACCCTGTGCGCCTAAGCCTCTCCGGCAAAGAGCTGTTCATCCGCGAGGACAAGGTCCCGCTGACCAAAAGCGAATACGAAATCTGCGAATTCCTGGCCCGCCACCGCGGACAGGTTTTCTCCAAGGACCATATCTATGAAGGAGTCTTCGGGATGGACGGGGATAGTGACAGCAGCGCGATTACGGAGCATATCAAGAATATCCGCGCCAAGCTGGCCCGGCACGGGCTGGAGGCCATAGAAACCATCTGGGGGATCGGATACAAGTGGAAGCTGTGA
- a CDS encoding HAMP domain-containing sensor histidine kinase translates to MKQRKPVRLRTFFLKYLLLLSLGTILLLGALLGVFALAFARGALLPANYEEKAISQFKQQLAAGGTDTAPRVPDRLEYTVFTLDGKPLAGNLTAKEAKQAWRIIREGNNRSAYYYTTAEHGQELWIFRYVLTPQYASPVLRSSLPNPQLLGPVLFVLGFLLMAALLAARFGRKLSGRMAGLQEATENIRRENLEFTVQPSGIVEIDEVLGSLDRMKDALQTSLEKQWELERSRREQISALAHDIKTPLTIIRGNAELLQEIVETDPQREFSGYIRRSAEDIEAFVQEVIDLSSLQAGSSRQQVLVPAAAFIAELELQMKALAAGRNLQTSVRQEKPPEFLFIHKDLLLRGIMNLVANAAEHTPPGGSIALLVQGEAGAVQFTVTDTGSGFSATDLREAASQFYRGDPSRSGDHHGMGLYIARSVAEQHGGRLSLSNVPGSGGARVTMRIAVPGQ, encoded by the coding sequence GTGAAACAACGTAAACCTGTGCGCCTGCGCACTTTTTTTCTAAAATACCTGCTGCTGCTCAGTCTGGGTACCATTCTGCTGCTGGGAGCTCTGCTCGGTGTATTCGCGCTGGCGTTCGCCCGGGGGGCGCTGCTGCCTGCCAACTATGAGGAGAAGGCGATCTCTCAGTTCAAGCAGCAGCTGGCTGCTGGCGGAACGGATACGGCTCCCCGGGTCCCGGACCGGCTGGAGTACACCGTATTCACCCTGGACGGGAAGCCGCTGGCCGGCAATCTGACGGCTAAAGAGGCGAAGCAGGCCTGGAGAATTATCAGAGAGGGGAACAACAGAAGCGCCTACTACTACACCACCGCCGAGCATGGGCAGGAGCTGTGGATCTTCCGGTATGTCTTGACGCCGCAGTATGCCTCTCCTGTGCTGCGCAGCTCGCTGCCGAATCCCCAGCTCCTGGGCCCCGTGCTCTTCGTGCTCGGGTTCCTGCTAATGGCCGCCCTGCTCGCGGCCCGCTTCGGCCGGAAGCTCTCCGGGCGGATGGCCGGGCTGCAGGAAGCGACCGAGAACATCCGGCGCGAGAATCTGGAGTTCACCGTCCAACCCAGCGGTATCGTGGAGATCGATGAGGTGCTCGGATCGTTGGACCGGATGAAGGATGCCCTGCAGACTTCACTGGAGAAGCAGTGGGAGCTGGAGCGCTCCCGCAGAGAGCAGATCTCGGCGCTGGCCCACGACATCAAGACACCGCTGACCATTATCCGGGGCAATGCCGAGCTGCTGCAGGAGATTGTGGAGACTGACCCGCAGCGTGAATTCAGCGGCTATATCCGCCGCAGCGCTGAAGACATTGAAGCCTTCGTGCAGGAGGTCATTGACCTGTCCAGCCTGCAGGCCGGCTCCTCCCGCCAGCAGGTGCTGGTTCCGGCAGCGGCGTTCATAGCCGAGCTGGAGCTGCAGATGAAGGCCCTTGCTGCGGGCAGGAACCTCCAGACCTCTGTCCGGCAGGAGAAGCCGCCGGAATTCCTGTTCATCCACAAGGACCTGCTGCTGCGGGGCATCATGAACCTGGTCGCCAATGCGGCCGAGCACACCCCGCCCGGCGGGAGCATTGCCCTGCTTGTCCAGGGCGAGGCAGGTGCAGTACAGTTCACCGTTACCGATACCGGCAGCGGCTTCTCGGCTACCGACCTCAGGGAGGCCGCCAGCCAGTTCTACCGGGGCGATCCCAGCCGCAGCGGCGATCATCACGGCATGGGGCTCTACATTGCGCGGTCGGTGGCCGAGCAGCACGGAGGCCGCCTGAGCCTCAGCAATGTCCCCGGCTCCGGCGGCGCGAGGGTGACGATGCGCATTGCGGTACCCGGGCAGTAG
- a CDS encoding DUF6097 family protein, translated as MNAGRAILRTMEFSHELDVLHNYITQSKMPVRKSDSFDQQVMLLEEAQGESAFQSTYKKMKKVNLLSGLFALPVLLVVAIAAIYGKYINRGYDVFGYFVDHPVLYIVPAALIVVTLVLAVYHSALRRKLYGRIYPELKSKLGVDAA; from the coding sequence ATGAACGCAGGAAGAGCGATACTTAGAACAATGGAATTCAGCCACGAGCTGGATGTGCTGCATAACTACATTACACAATCCAAGATGCCGGTACGCAAAAGCGACTCCTTCGATCAGCAGGTCATGCTGCTCGAAGAAGCCCAAGGTGAAAGCGCGTTTCAATCTACCTACAAGAAGATGAAGAAGGTCAATCTGCTGTCCGGTCTATTTGCCCTGCCGGTGCTGCTGGTGGTGGCCATCGCTGCGATCTACGGCAAATATATCAACCGGGGATATGATGTGTTCGGCTACTTCGTGGACCACCCGGTGCTGTATATCGTCCCCGCCGCGCTGATCGTAGTGACGCTGGTGCTGGCCGTGTACCATTCGGCACTGCGGCGGAAGCTGTACGGCCGGATCTACCCGGAGCTGAAAAGCAAGCTGGGAGTGGATGCTGCCTGA
- a CDS encoding NUDIX hydrolase, with protein sequence MELRDHNGLTEREFLEQYRAGDYERPSVAADMVIFTVTDAKADEGSGAGAKELRLLLIRRGGHPCLGKWALPGGFVQPDETTDQAAARELQEETGVAGVHLEQLRTFSDPGRDPRTWVISSSYMALADSRRIQLQAGDDAAAAAWFTVSYKLQREQKKRLEQGCIRTRTYELRLEAAGQVLTAVIEQTVKVTPAARSVQYAVLSNDGLAFDHAKIIAYAMERLRQETETTGSALHLMPERFTLAELQQVYEVILGQELLKAVFLDKVSALVTATNLYTEPTEHTPSRRLYERSWEEV encoded by the coding sequence CTGGAATTGAGAGACCATAACGGACTTACAGAGCGTGAATTCCTGGAGCAGTACCGGGCCGGAGATTATGAGCGGCCCTCCGTGGCGGCGGATATGGTGATTTTCACCGTTACGGATGCAAAAGCGGACGAGGGTTCCGGGGCTGGAGCGAAGGAGCTGCGTCTCCTGCTAATTCGCAGGGGCGGACACCCTTGCCTGGGGAAGTGGGCGCTGCCGGGCGGCTTCGTCCAGCCGGACGAGACCACGGATCAGGCGGCCGCACGCGAGCTGCAGGAGGAGACCGGCGTGGCCGGCGTTCATCTGGAGCAGCTCCGCACCTTCAGCGACCCCGGGCGCGATCCCCGCACCTGGGTGATCAGCAGCAGCTATATGGCGCTGGCCGACAGCCGCCGCATCCAATTGCAGGCGGGAGATGATGCGGCAGCTGCTGCCTGGTTCACGGTGAGCTATAAGCTTCAGCGGGAGCAGAAAAAGCGGCTGGAGCAAGGCTGCATCCGTACCCGCACTTATGAGCTGCGGCTGGAAGCGGCCGGGCAGGTGCTGACAGCGGTGATCGAACAGACGGTGAAGGTTACTCCGGCGGCCAGATCGGTACAGTATGCCGTCTTGTCGAATGACGGACTGGCTTTTGATCACGCTAAGATTATTGCCTATGCCATGGAACGGCTGCGCCAGGAGACAGAGACAACCGGCAGTGCGCTGCACTTGATGCCCGAACGTTTCACCCTGGCAGAGCTGCAGCAGGTCTACGAGGTGATTCTCGGCCAGGAGCTGCTGAAGGCGGTCTTCTTAGACAAGGTATCTGCGCTTGTAACCGCGACTAACCTGTACACAGAGCCTACGGAGCACACACCCTCCCGCCGCTTGTACGAGCGGAGCTGGGAAGAAGTCTGA
- a CDS encoding AAA family ATPase produces the protein MTTLGLTLGKFAPLHKGHQFMIETALQEVDELIVVIYETAVSPVPLQVRANWIRSLYPAVRVIEAWDGPDGYSDDREHEIREEQYILGLLNGEQVTHFYSSEFYGAHMSLALGAIDRRVDEARVQVPVSATMVRSDPYKYRNYVSDIVYRDLITKVVFVGAMSTGKSTITEALALKYGTSFASEYGRDYWTEHQVDRRIGLEAFDEIAVGHLEREEQALRDANRYLFVDTNAITTYMYALDYHGKAPGLLTRLALENAQRYDLFFLCGDDIPYDDTWDRSGDQKRHVFHQQIIADLKERRIPYIPLKGTLEERIQKVDRVLARFKPYGNYFGELVQIEPETEGGGTVGAGIERP, from the coding sequence ATGACAACACTCGGATTGACCCTCGGGAAGTTCGCGCCGCTGCACAAGGGACACCAGTTCATGATCGAGACGGCGCTGCAGGAGGTAGATGAGCTGATTGTGGTGATCTATGAGACCGCCGTCTCTCCGGTTCCGCTCCAGGTTCGGGCGAACTGGATTCGCAGTCTCTATCCGGCGGTCCGGGTGATCGAGGCCTGGGACGGCCCGGACGGATACTCGGATGACAGGGAGCATGAGATCCGGGAAGAGCAGTATATCCTCGGTCTGCTGAACGGCGAGCAGGTAACCCACTTCTATTCAAGCGAGTTCTACGGGGCGCATATGAGTCTGGCGCTGGGAGCCATTGACCGGCGGGTGGATGAAGCGCGGGTGCAGGTGCCGGTATCGGCCACGATGGTCCGCTCGGACCCTTACAAATACCGTAATTATGTCAGCGATATCGTCTACCGCGATTTAATTACGAAGGTCGTCTTCGTAGGGGCGATGTCAACCGGCAAGTCCACCATCACCGAAGCGCTCGCCCTGAAGTATGGTACGTCCTTCGCCAGCGAATACGGGCGGGACTACTGGACGGAGCATCAGGTGGACCGCCGGATCGGGCTGGAGGCTTTTGACGAGATCGCGGTGGGACATCTGGAACGGGAGGAGCAGGCACTGCGTGATGCCAATAGGTATCTGTTCGTCGATACGAATGCGATTACTACGTATATGTATGCGCTGGATTACCATGGGAAGGCCCCCGGGCTGCTGACCCGGCTGGCTCTGGAGAACGCGCAGCGCTATGACCTGTTCTTCCTGTGCGGGGATGATATTCCGTATGACGATACCTGGGACCGCAGCGGGGACCAGAAGCGGCATGTATTCCACCAGCAGATTATCGCGGACCTGAAGGAGCGGCGGATTCCCTATATTCCGCTGAAGGGAACACTGGAAGAGCGGATACAGAAGGTAGACCGGGTACTGGCCCGGTTCAAGCCGTACGGGAATTATTTCGGGGAGCTGGTGCAAATTGAACCAGAAACAGAAGGAGGCGGAACCGTTGGAGCTGGAATTGAGAGACCATAA
- the pnuC gene encoding nicotinamide riboside transporter PnuC: MKRVMGSWSGFELVWLMTFTLIAVIFTVISKDSLFGFTVFITGVLCVVLTAKGKLASYGFGMYNTFGYAYLAYINGLFGEVMLNLLFFVPMNIIGFYMWSRNMQGGKLSMRQMKAGGVVLTTVICIAGALLLGYSLSFIPEQNSPYIDALTTVLSVVATILMVRRFKEQWLVYIVLNMFTVLLWVIRTIEGSGEGLLMIVMWSAYLLNAGYGYYNWNKGAKEALA, encoded by the coding sequence ATGAAGAGGGTAATGGGCAGCTGGAGCGGGTTTGAACTCGTTTGGCTGATGACTTTTACGCTGATTGCTGTGATTTTTACGGTGATATCCAAGGATTCACTCTTCGGGTTCACGGTCTTCATTACCGGGGTACTGTGCGTGGTGCTGACGGCGAAGGGGAAGCTGGCGAGCTACGGGTTCGGGATGTATAATACGTTCGGATACGCCTACCTGGCGTATATTAACGGGCTGTTCGGGGAGGTCATGCTGAATCTGCTGTTCTTCGTGCCGATGAACATTATAGGGTTCTATATGTGGAGCCGGAATATGCAGGGCGGCAAGCTGTCGATGCGCCAGATGAAGGCCGGGGGTGTGGTACTGACCACCGTGATCTGTATCGCCGGGGCATTGCTGCTGGGCTACAGCCTGTCGTTCATCCCGGAGCAGAATTCACCTTATATTGATGCCCTGACTACGGTGTTATCTGTAGTGGCGACGATCCTGATGGTGCGGCGTTTCAAGGAGCAGTGGCTGGTCTATATTGTACTGAATATGTTCACTGTACTGCTCTGGGTGATCCGGACCATCGAAGGCAGCGGGGAAGGCTTGCTGATGATCGTGATGTGGAGTGCCTATCTGCTGAACGCCGGTTATGGCTACTACAACTGGAATAAAGGGGCGAAGGAGGCACTGGCATGA
- a CDS encoding TerD family protein — translation MNMNRIYLRRAGKMMVKHSTADAKRLPKGYLAAALRNLQGLGYTLSPALFRAVQRLSREAFEQLYYPMIADVKRMVGAHVNYAPMYPGFPEQVMQEDEAELYFNAMYHYYTWEVPYDKPVQKEPLQEQVTLKVIDLGSLTEFRTMIRQLIEANGSISAEDQKDIDTVIANTPTAELDELLPPEIPFKENAGFVAASLLKHEKADVARISPYFKTATDVLRLAVAWSDGDVSLALPTRFRKFKRRERRLLLGLLERCQTITEDMLRYRERWIRLGEILHPSEYRQRYMRCEEAFAVLRNKKPFTTYNGSVELALQYQQLWTALDLLVKRPGEFARRLAKLMRMTREPEYVVMAFREVADQVSTPVLLQVKNYFAHQRELSELRVFFPKGNVAKAWATPNTLPEISEEDCRDMVDLCEQTLVARFAAQQSLGKVYVDERLKDYLVPFSQRSASKALHTLVRGSRIPLAEGNTVRFFCWWKEGKVDGTPTGRVDIDLSAVMYDENWRYMEHISYTNLRSAQYHATHSGDIVTAPYGASEFIDLHIPSIVEYGGRYVVATLHSFTGHPYCNLPECFTGWMMRKKPGSGEIYEPATVANKIDVTADTQLAVPVILDLVERTVIWTDLSLTRDPFYPNNVEANQKGMVIIGKAMTSLKKPDLYDLFTLHAKARGELAESPEQADSVFSVDQGVTPYHIEQIMAEYVV, via the coding sequence ATGAACATGAATAGAATCTACCTGCGCAGAGCAGGCAAAATGATGGTGAAGCACTCCACAGCTGATGCGAAACGGCTTCCGAAAGGGTACTTGGCCGCAGCCCTCCGCAATCTCCAAGGGCTGGGGTACACGTTGTCGCCTGCCTTGTTCCGGGCGGTCCAGAGGCTGTCCCGCGAGGCTTTCGAGCAGCTGTACTATCCGATGATTGCCGATGTGAAAAGGATGGTAGGCGCGCATGTGAATTATGCTCCGATGTATCCGGGATTCCCGGAGCAGGTGATGCAGGAGGATGAGGCGGAGCTGTATTTCAATGCAATGTACCATTACTATACCTGGGAAGTGCCTTACGATAAGCCTGTACAGAAAGAACCGCTTCAGGAGCAGGTAACGCTGAAGGTGATTGACTTGGGCAGCCTCACGGAGTTCCGGACCATGATCCGTCAGCTGATCGAAGCCAACGGCTCCATCTCGGCAGAGGATCAGAAGGATATCGATACTGTCATTGCAAACACACCAACGGCAGAGCTGGATGAGCTGCTGCCGCCGGAAATCCCGTTCAAGGAGAATGCCGGATTCGTGGCTGCCTCGCTGCTTAAGCATGAGAAGGCGGATGTGGCCAGAATAAGCCCTTATTTCAAAACAGCGACCGATGTACTGCGGCTGGCAGTAGCATGGTCGGACGGCGATGTCAGTCTGGCCCTGCCCACCCGCTTCCGCAAGTTCAAGCGGCGTGAGCGCCGGCTGCTGCTGGGGCTCCTGGAACGGTGCCAGACAATCACCGAGGATATGCTGCGGTACCGGGAGCGCTGGATTCGCCTTGGCGAAATCCTGCATCCTTCGGAATACAGGCAGCGGTATATGCGGTGTGAGGAAGCTTTTGCCGTTCTACGTAATAAAAAGCCCTTCACCACCTATAACGGCAGTGTAGAGCTTGCCCTTCAGTACCAGCAGCTCTGGACGGCACTGGATCTGCTGGTGAAGCGCCCGGGCGAATTCGCTCGCCGCTTGGCGAAGCTAATGCGGATGACCCGCGAGCCGGAGTACGTGGTGATGGCCTTCAGAGAAGTGGCAGACCAGGTGTCCACCCCGGTGCTGCTGCAGGTGAAGAACTACTTCGCGCACCAGCGGGAGCTGTCGGAGCTGAGGGTGTTTTTCCCCAAGGGCAATGTCGCCAAAGCCTGGGCTACCCCTAACACCCTGCCGGAGATCAGTGAAGAAGACTGCCGGGATATGGTGGACCTGTGCGAGCAGACGCTGGTGGCGCGGTTTGCTGCCCAGCAATCTTTGGGAAAAGTATATGTGGATGAGCGCCTGAAGGACTATCTTGTGCCGTTCTCCCAGCGGTCGGCCAGCAAGGCGCTGCATACGCTGGTGCGGGGAAGCCGGATTCCGCTGGCGGAAGGGAACACGGTCCGTTTCTTCTGCTGGTGGAAGGAAGGGAAGGTGGACGGTACCCCTACAGGGCGTGTGGATATTGACCTGTCTGCAGTGATGTACGACGAGAACTGGCGGTATATGGAGCATATCTCTTATACGAATCTGCGCTCAGCACAATATCATGCAACCCATAGCGGAGATATTGTAACAGCGCCCTACGGTGCCAGTGAGTTCATCGACCTGCACATTCCCTCTATCGTTGAGTACGGCGGGCGGTATGTGGTGGCTACGCTCCATTCCTTCACCGGTCATCCGTATTGCAATCTGCCAGAATGCTTCACCGGCTGGATGATGCGGAAGAAGCCCGGGTCCGGTGAAATCTATGAGCCAGCGACGGTGGCGAACAAAATCGATGTCACAGCAGATACCCAATTGGCCGTTCCGGTCATACTCGATCTGGTGGAGCGTACCGTCATCTGGACAGACCTGTCTCTGACGAGAGACCCGTTCTATCCGAATAATGTGGAGGCGAATCAGAAGGGGATGGTGATCATCGGCAAGGCAATGACCTCCTTGAAGAAGCCTGATCTGTATGATCTGTTCACGCTGCATGCCAAGGCCCGGGGCGAGCTGGCCGAATCTCCGGAGCAGGCGGATAGCGTATTCTCGGTGGACCAGGGAGTGACTCCGTATCACATCGAGCAGATTATGGCTGAATATGTGGTGTGA
- a CDS encoding RidA family protein — MSLNNNVIQRYNPENIAKPVGSYSHVTKISRDAEMYVFSGQIGINQNNNIPADFNQQVTNTMSNIVGILSSQQLTPDHVVKVNIWATEEIDWDHFYSIWNEVFGPTPPSMTVAYIQGLGLPELKIELDVWAAG; from the coding sequence ATGAGCCTAAATAACAATGTCATTCAAAGATATAACCCTGAGAATATAGCGAAGCCGGTCGGAAGCTACAGCCATGTCACCAAAATCAGCCGGGATGCTGAAATGTACGTCTTCTCCGGCCAAATCGGGATCAATCAGAACAATAATATCCCTGCCGACTTCAACCAGCAAGTAACCAATACCATGAGTAATATTGTCGGCATTCTGTCCTCACAGCAGCTGACCCCGGACCATGTCGTCAAAGTCAACATTTGGGCCACCGAAGAAATCGATTGGGACCATTTCTATTCCATCTGGAATGAAGTGTTCGGCCCTACGCCTCCCTCGATGACGGTTGCCTACATCCAAGGATTAGGGCTGCCTGAATTGAAGATTGAACTGGATGTCTGGGCCGCAGGTTAG
- a CDS encoding ATP-binding protein, whose protein sequence is MKLRVKDVFIAGALPIHTYISRKSEFGLTYEFRLHNVIDMVGFLTSIVGPSKTGKTVLCDKVIGLDGYVDFIGSDFKDTVDFWETIANKIGISLERDHTEIRTIEGQGLAGTKEGITTSVTESFRSNKDKVIQYFIANNLVLLLDDFHYASPTKQFEIAYQLKDAIRKGLRTIIISLPHRSDDAIRKNADLSGRLNLINIEPWNTNELREIAIAGFNKLNMQIDLRIADNIAQESLSSPQLMQSICYNLSMILDIDNTEQPVMPDQALLTQAYRMTSLNLLAYQEVARKLKTGPNPRGQKRKTYLTIKGEETDIYELLLKAIADDPPIVSLSIDSIKRRIDVLLGSNADKPDRVKIKAAIDQMQTIMQSSEPMYQVFEFKDDEVYILEPLFLFFLRWGNV, encoded by the coding sequence TTGAAGCTCAGAGTGAAGGATGTCTTTATTGCAGGTGCCCTTCCGATTCACACCTATATTTCCCGCAAGTCGGAGTTTGGGTTAACCTATGAATTCCGTCTTCATAACGTGATTGATATGGTTGGTTTTCTAACTTCAATTGTTGGCCCATCCAAAACAGGCAAAACCGTTCTATGTGACAAAGTCATTGGCTTGGACGGATACGTCGATTTTATAGGAAGCGACTTTAAAGATACCGTAGATTTCTGGGAGACGATTGCTAATAAAATTGGTATTTCCCTCGAACGGGATCATACAGAAATCCGCACGATTGAAGGTCAAGGTCTTGCCGGAACAAAAGAAGGAATCACAACCTCCGTCACGGAATCTTTCCGCTCCAACAAAGATAAGGTTATCCAATATTTTATAGCCAATAACTTAGTCCTGCTGTTAGATGATTTCCATTACGCTTCACCAACCAAGCAATTCGAGATCGCCTATCAGCTCAAAGATGCCATTCGCAAAGGTCTGCGAACCATCATTATATCCTTGCCTCACCGTTCGGATGACGCTATCCGGAAGAACGCTGATTTAAGCGGGAGACTGAACCTGATCAATATCGAGCCCTGGAATACAAATGAATTGCGGGAAATTGCTATTGCAGGCTTCAACAAACTAAATATGCAAATCGATCTGAGGATTGCCGACAATATTGCGCAAGAGAGTCTATCTTCTCCTCAACTCATGCAATCAATCTGTTATAACCTTAGCATGATCCTCGACATCGACAATACAGAGCAGCCTGTGATGCCAGATCAAGCGCTTCTGACCCAGGCTTACAGAATGACCTCATTAAACCTTCTTGCCTACCAGGAGGTTGCCAGAAAGTTAAAAACGGGTCCTAACCCCCGGGGGCAAAAAAGAAAAACCTATTTGACTATAAAAGGTGAAGAAACTGATATCTATGAGTTGCTTCTTAAAGCGATTGCTGACGATCCGCCAATTGTAAGTCTCTCTATCGACAGCATCAAACGGCGAATTGATGTGTTACTTGGCAGCAATGCTGACAAACCGGACCGGGTTAAAATCAAAGCAGCCATTGATCAGATGCAGACAATTATGCAGAGCAGCGAACCGATGTATCAGGTGTTTGAATTTAAGGATGATGAAGTTTACATTCTAGAACCGCTATTTCTGTTCTTTTTGCGCTGGGGTAATGTTTAA